In one Amia ocellicauda isolate fAmiCal2 chromosome 2, fAmiCal2.hap1, whole genome shotgun sequence genomic region, the following are encoded:
- the LOC136764627 gene encoding protein THEMIS3, with translation MEQSPSQSWISFVNSLGPNNYKKTVRVVSGNYLSASLYDLSFATGDVFTVTDMFPTKVQAILYENEEAIQTVNIPLNYKGEFQIFPDEHPYLSVAELYYSVQIGALGGEGTRFENKKSIYLEDKTVIDKGEILELVGLEEKDSTFLKFSLLKEDTSPFVLLPLTCNVELQECHDDQFYTLDMILQWKMLFGRKRFVKITKGHSLPCLQHFRGVAHLSPTYSFKVVCSGGTETIVASDLDIEVIEVSGKDWILNFTMTLNMIYRIPVNEFPIEVTVSKVSSEINTTSGFRNLEVGQCLTILKKKEIKKCIVTESAKQHFLVPSTYQGTIVKTPRSFPFAFDLFCSRTKEQGIRVLVRKAYKAEVPLLSSLEVGDELQVLTSRTVVLEQNARPQELEVVECVNVNTNQTINIPLYAEGQFLEILGESQVCTLAELLSQPHSVPCNIMVVKADPSVESDPLPGLKELRLEMEISDPCLIALRRDPSPVILALPIDRVKVSIEVTVHWYNKKESVQTYVFCHSNNVETLHGDQYAALQEKYFFSKPAPLPRCIQVKKQDSKPLPSILGLAWSRAGLRSPRATAELDSHC, from the exons ATGGAGCAGTCACCATCTCAGTCTTGGATCTCATTTGTGAATTCTCTGGGACCTAATAACTACAAAAAAACTGTCAGGGTGGTGTCTGGGAATTATCTATCAG cttCACTATATGATTTGTCATTTGCAACCGGAGATGTTTTCACAGTTACTGATATGTTTCCCACTAAAGTGCAAGCTATCCTTTATGAGAATGAGGAAGCAATACAAACAGTGAACATTCCCTTGAACTATAAAG gAGAATTTCAAATATTTCCAGATGAGCATCCATACCTGTCAGTTGCAGAACTTTATTACTCTGTTCAAATAGGAGCACTGGGAGGGGAAGGAACTCGATTTGAGAACAAAAAATCTATTTATCTGGAGGATAAAACTGTCATCGATAAAGGAGAGATTTTAGAATTAGTTGGTTTGGAAGAAAAAGACAGCACATTTCTAAAATTCAGTCTGCTTAAAGAAGATACTTCTCCTTTTGTTCTTTTGCCGCTGACCTGCAATGTGGAGCTGCAGGAATGTCATGATGACCAATTCTATACTTTGGATATGATTCTACAGTGGAAAATGCTGTTTGGGCGAAAACGCTTTGTGAAAATAACAAAAGGACACAGTCTGCCATGTTTACAGCACTTCAGGGGTGTGGCTCACCTCTCACCAACATACTCCTTTAAAGTTGTTTGTTCAG gtGGAACAGAGACCATTGTTGCTTCAGACTTGGACATTGAAGTAATTGAGGTATCTGGAAAAGACTGGATTCTTAATTTTACGATGACTTTAAACATGATCTACAGAATTCCAGTAAATGAATTTCCTATCGAAGTCACAGTCTCAAAAGTTTCTTCAGAAATAAACACCACCAGTGGATTCCGAAACTTAGAAGTTGGCCAATGCTTGACCatactgaaaaagaaagaaattaaaaaatgcatagTGACAGAGTCTGCCAAACAACATTTCCTTGTGCCATCAACATACCAAGGAACCATAGTGAAAACTCCCAGAAGCTTCCCCTTTGCTTTTGACCTGTTCTGCAGCAGAACCAAAGAACAGGGGATCAGAGTACTTGTGAGGAAAGCGTACAAGGCTGAAGTACCGCTTTTATCTTCTTTGGAGGTTGGCGATGAGCTACAGGTCTTGACATCTAGAACAGTTGTGTTGGAACAAAATGCAAGACCTCAAGAGTTGGAGGTTGTTGAGTGTGTCAATGTAAATAcaaaccaaaccatcaacattcCCTTGTATGCTGAGGGGCAGTTTTTAGAAATCCTAGGAGAGAGCCAAGTCTGTACTTTAGCAGAACTCCTCTCACAACCGCATTCTGTGCCCTGCAACATCATGGTGGTCAAGGCAGACCCTTCTGTGGAATCTGACCCATTGCCTGGCCTAAAGGAACTAAGACTGGAGATGGAAATATCGGACCCCTGTCTCATAGCTTTACGCAGAGACCCCTCTCCTGTTATTTTGGCACTTCCAATAGACAGGGTCAAAGTCTCGATAGAAGTAACCGTTCATTGGTACAACAAAAAGGAAAGTGTCCAGACATATGTTTTTTGTCATTCTAACAATGTGGAGACTTTACATGGAGATCAATATGCCGCTTTgcaggaaaaatattttttctccaAGCCTGCCCCTTTACCAAGATGCATTCAAGTGAAAAAGCAAGATTCCAAACCATTACCATCTATACTAGGGTTGGCATGGTCTAGGGCTGGTCTCCGGAGCCCCAGAGCCACAGCAGAGCTGGACAGTCATTGTTAG